A genomic segment from Gracilinanus agilis isolate LMUSP501 chromosome 1, AgileGrace, whole genome shotgun sequence encodes:
- the LOC123231219 gene encoding sarcolipin-like, with protein MERSMRELFLNFTVVLITLILMWLQVRSYQY; from the coding sequence ATGGAGCGATCCATGAGGGAGCTGTTTCTCAACTTTACCGTGGTCCTCATAACTTTAATCCTCATGTGGCTGCAGGTAAGATCATATCAGTACTAA